DNA from Mesorhizobium loti R88b:
CCATGCGCCGAAACCAGCGCACCGATGGCATCGATCGGGTTGATCGTGCCCGACGGCGTGTCGTGATGGCAGACCGACACGATGGTGATTTCCGGATGCGCCTTCAGCATGTCGGCGACCGATTGCGGATCGATCGCCTCATTGTAGGGCACCTCGATTTCGAGCAGGTGCGGCGAATAGCGTTTCGCCCAATAGCCGAAGCCCTTGCCGTAGACGCCGGAGGCAAGGTTGAGCACCACGTCGTCCGGCGTGATCAATGAGGCAGCGGCAGCCTCGAGGCCCAGCACCGGCTCGCCATGCAGGATCAGCGGCTTGTTGGACAGCCGCATCGCCTTCTGCGCCTTGTCGACCACCTTCTCATAAAAGAGCTGGAACGCCGGGTCGTAATCGTAGAGCACCGTGCGCGAGAGACCGCGCAGCACTTCTGGATAGGCATTCACCGGGCCTGCGGTCAGCGTAATGACCGGATCGGCATGTTCGAGATAGCGCATGGTCTTGGTCTCCGGATTGGCGGCGGTCAGCCGTAGAACTGGGTGCCGGTCTTGTAGGTCTTGAAGTTGTCCATGTCGTGCGAGTACATCAGCTCGGCGCCGTGGTCTTCGGCCAGCTTCTTGACCTTGCGCATCGAATTGACGCCCGCGACCGGGTCGATATGGAAGGCCGCCTGGCACAGCGTTTCAAGGCTCTTCTGCGTATAGGCCGCGTCGATTGTGAACATGATCGGCTTGCGCTTGGGGAACTCGACCAGCAAGCTGTAATGGCCTATCGAATGGCCAGGCGTCGAGATCAGCTTGACCCCTTTGGCCAGCTCGATGTCGCCGTCGATGCCCTCGAAGGTCGAGTTGGCACGCGTCGTGCCTTCCAGCAACTGCGCGGTCGCGCCACGCGCCTCCGCAGCTTCCGCCGAGAAGCTCAGGTCGGAATAGCCGAGATGCTCGAAAGGCTGCGGGTTGCAGGCCTGCGGCACCTCCGTGCGATGGCAGATCTTCTTGGCGTGCGGAAAATACTTGTTGCCGCCGCAATGGTCGAAATGGAAATGCGAGTTGACGACGACGTCGATATCCCTGGGCTCGAGCCTGAGCAGCGCCAGCGCGCCCGGAATGGTCTGGTGTTTTTCCTGGATCGGCTTCTCGAACGGCAGCACCTTCATGACGTGGTCGTAGTCGTAGCCGGTGTCGATGAGGAAGCGGCCCTCGGTGTGCTCGATCAGGATCGAATAAACGGGAAAGCGCACTTCGCCACCCGGGCCGCGATTCCAGAACACATGGTAGCCGTCGAGAACAAGCGAGCCGCCGTCGAGCAGGTAGACCTTGGTATCCGACATTTTTTGCCTCCGTTTCTGGCGCGGGTCTCTTCCGCGCATCTGATTGTTGTCAGCGCGCGCCGCGCTCATAAGGAATGCCAAGCGCTGCCGGCAGGCTGGCGCGCCTGCCGAACAGCACCAGCATGATCATCACCGCCAGGAACGGCAGCATCTGGATGACGTCGGTCGGTATGTTGATGCCGGCCACCTGCATGGCCGTCGTCAGCGACAGGCAGACACCGAACAGGAGGGCGCCGAACAGCACCCAGATCGGTCGGCCCCGCGCCAGCATGGCGAGCACGATGCCGAGGAAGCCGGCGCCGTTGGTGATGAACGGAATGAACAGGCCGGCGCCGACATTGGCGAGATAGGCGCCGCCGAGCCCCGCCAGCGCGCCGGTCGTCAGCACCGCGATGGTGCGCGTCCTGATGACGTCGATGCCGGCGACATCGAGTGCCGCCGGCTTGTCGCCGGCGGCCTGCAAATTGAGACCAAGCTGCGTGCGCCGGTAGAGGTAGCTCATGGCGAACACCAGCGCGACCGCCAGATAGACGATCAGATGATGCTTGAAGAAGGCGGGCCCAATTACAGGAATATCCGACAGCAGCGGAATGACGGTCGCGTCCGCCGCCGGCAGGCGGGGATAGCTGCGCGAGAACTGGAAATGGTGCAGCAGCGCCGTCAGCCCTTCGAGACCGAGCGTCAGCGCGATGCCGATGACGATCTGGTTCAGCCCGATGCGCACGCAGAGCAGCGCCATGACCAGCGCCACCGCCACGCCGCCGGCAGCACCAGCGAGGAACCCCAGCCACAGCGACCCGGAATAGAAGGCGCCGACGAAGCCGAGATAGGCGCCGGCCAGCATCATGCCTTCGATGCCGATGTTGAGCACACCGGCCTTTTCCGACATCTGCTCGCCAAGCCCGGCAAGCAGCAACGGGATCGCCGCGGTGACAGCACCGAACAGCAGCGCGCTGAGAAAGACTTCGCTGAAGAGCCCGGTCATGCGTCAGGCCTTTCTGGACTGATGATAGCGGTGATCGACATACTCGGCGAGTGCGAGCACGATCAGCACGATGGAAACCAGCACCAGCGTGAAAGTGTTGGGCACGCCAAGCCGCCGTGCGGCGCTCTCGCCGCCGATCGAGAGCACCGAAAGCAGGAACACGAAACCGATCGCGGCAAAGCCGTTCATGCGGGCAAGGAACACGGCTGGAATGACCGCCAGCCCATAGGCGGGGTTCCAGTCGGCCCGGACATTGCCTTGCACCCCAATGATGTCGACGGCGCCGGCAAGGCCAGCGAGCCCCGCGGAAATGGCGAAGACGGCGACGGTCAGGCCCGGCACGCCGAGCCCTGAATGAACCGCGGCGCGCGGATTGGCGCCGACGATCCGCAATTTCAGCCCGAACGCCGTGCGCGTCATCACCAGATGCACGATGATGATCGTCGCCAGCCCAAGCAGCAGGCCGCTGGTGATGGTCGTGTCGAACAGGCGCGGCAGCCGATCTTCCACCGGCAGCGTGCGGGTTTGCGGCACGGTCGTGGAGGGATCGCGAAACGCCAGTTTGACGAGGACGTTGGCGAACGATGTGCCGAGGAACGTCATCATCAGCGTGGTGATGATCTCGTTGACGCCCTGATAGGCTCGCAACAGCGCCGGAACGAGCGACCAGATCATCGCCACAACCATGGCGATCAGGAACGAACAGAACAGCGCCAGCCAAGCCGGCATGATCTCAACGAACACGGGGGCACTGGCGGCCGCCGTCACCGCGCCAAGCAGGAACTGTCCGTCGCCGCCGAGATTCCACATGCCGGCTCGAAAGGCCACGATGAGGCCGGCGGCAAGGAACAGCAGCGGCGCCATGCGCGTCAGCGTCTGCTGGATGCCGAGCGGCGAGAACAGGCCTTTTTCCAGCACGTAGCCATAATAGGCGAGCGGATCGACGCCGACGGCAAGCAGGATGCAGCCGGCGATGATGAGAGCGATGAGGATCGGGCCGAGCGTCATCAGTAGCCGACGCAGTATGTCGCGGCGCGTCGCCGCCGCACTCGTGGCATCGAGCGCGGTTGCACTGGCGGTGGGTGCGGTGTCGATGCTCATGCCGCAAGTCCGATCATCAGGCGACCGACCTTGGTTCGTGCATCGTCGGCATTGCCGACAGTGCCGACGAGCGCTCCGTTGGCAATGACAGCGATGCGGTCGCACATGCTGAGCAACTCCTCGAGGTCGGTGGAGATGAGCAGCACGGCGAGGCCACGCGCCGCCGTGTCGCGGATGCGCTGGCGCGACGCCAATGTGTTGGCGAGATCGAGACCGTAGGTCGGCTTGTTGAAGATCACCACTTTCGCGCCTTCGGCCAGTTCGCGCGCCAGCAGCACCTTCTGGATATTGCCGCCGGACAGCCGCGCGACCGGCGTCTTCAGGCTGGGCGTGCGCACATCATACTCGCGCACCAGCTGGGCGGCGCGCTTGTCGATCTCGGCACGCTGTTCGACGCCGTTGCGCCAGAACGGAGCCGCGCCGACCTGTTTGAGGAAGAAGTTGATCGAGACCGGGAAGGTGCCGACCGTGCCTTCGCCCAGCCGGTCGTCGGTCAGGTAGCGAAGGCCGCGCTGGCGGCGTTCGCCGACGCTCAGGGCCTCTATTGCCGCGCCTTCCAGCCGCACCGAACCGCCGGTCGCCGCGCGCTGGCCGGCCAAGGCTTCGGCCAACTGCTTTTGCCCGTTGCCGTCGATGCCAGCGATGCCCAGAATCTCGCCTGGAAGAATATCGAAGGAGATCGATGACAGGCCCGGCGCATTGTCTGTCGGCGCGACCGCCAGATCCGCGACCTGAAGCAGCGGAGCGGCATCGGCGCGGACAGTGCGGACAGGACGCTCGACCGCTTCGGGATCGTCCTTCTGCTTGCCGAACATCAATTCCACGATTTCGGAGATGATCTCCTGCTCGCCCAGCGCGCGAAAGCGTTCGGGCGGGATCTCGCCGACCTTGCGTCCTAGCTTCAGCACCGAGATGCGGTCGCCGAAGGCAGCCGCCTCCTTCAGCTTGTGGGTGATGAAGACGATGGCAAGCCCCTGCTCCACCAGACGACGCATCAATGCGCCCAGTTCATCGATGCCCTTCGGCGTCAGCATCGAGGTGGATTCGTCGAGGATCAGCAACCGGCTGTTGCGGACCATCGCGCGCAGAATCTCGACCTGTTGCTGCTCGCCAAGTGAAAGCTCCGACACCTTGGCTTGCAGGTTCACCGTGATGCCGAGGCTGCTGGTGATCTCGGCGACGCGCGCCGCCAGTTCCTCGGTCTTGGGTCGCTGCCACCACGGGCCGCCAAGCAACAGATTTTCCGCCACCGTCAGTGTCGGCACCAGCATCATATGCTGGAAAACGGTGCCGATGCCGAGCGCAAGCGCATGGCGCGGCGAGGTGATCGGCACCGGTTTGCCGTCGACCAGGATGCGTCCTTCATCCGGCTGCTGCAGGCCCGACAACATGCCGATCAAGGTGGATTTTCCCGCGCCGTTCTCGCCGAGCAGCACATGCACTTCGCCAGGACGGATCGACAGGTCGATGCTGTCATTGGCGACGATGCCGGGAAAGCGTTTGGTCACGCCTTCAAGCGCGACGATGTCGCGCTTGTCGCCGGACGATGAAGAAGAACTGCTCATGAAGGCCCAGCACTGAAAAACGGGAAAGGTCTGGAGGGGTGACGGATCACCCCTCCGGCAGCCTGTATTGATCGCCTT
Protein-coding regions in this window:
- the pldA gene encoding 4-pyridoxolactonase codes for the protein MSDTKVYLLDGGSLVLDGYHVFWNRGPGGEVRFPVYSILIEHTEGRFLIDTGYDYDHVMKVLPFEKPIQEKHQTIPGALALLRLEPRDIDVVVNSHFHFDHCGGNKYFPHAKKICHRTEVPQACNPQPFEHLGYSDLSFSAEAAEARGATAQLLEGTTRANSTFEGIDGDIELAKGVKLISTPGHSIGHYSLLVEFPKRKPIMFTIDAAYTQKSLETLCQAAFHIDPVAGVNSMRKVKKLAEDHGAELMYSHDMDNFKTYKTGTQFYG
- a CDS encoding putative B6 ABC transporter permease subunit 1, with amino-acid sequence MTGLFSEVFLSALLFGAVTAAIPLLLAGLGEQMSEKAGVLNIGIEGMMLAGAYLGFVGAFYSGSLWLGFLAGAAGGVAVALVMALLCVRIGLNQIVIGIALTLGLEGLTALLHHFQFSRSYPRLPAADATVIPLLSDIPVIGPAFFKHHLIVYLAVALVFAMSYLYRRTQLGLNLQAAGDKPAALDVAGIDVIRTRTIAVLTTGALAGLGGAYLANVGAGLFIPFITNGAGFLGIVLAMLARGRPIWVLFGALLFGVCLSLTTAMQVAGINIPTDVIQMLPFLAVMIMLVLFGRRASLPAALGIPYERGAR
- a CDS encoding putative B6 ABC transporter permease subunit 2; the encoded protein is MSIDTAPTASATALDATSAAATRRDILRRLLMTLGPILIALIIAGCILLAVGVDPLAYYGYVLEKGLFSPLGIQQTLTRMAPLLFLAAGLIVAFRAGMWNLGGDGQFLLGAVTAAASAPVFVEIMPAWLALFCSFLIAMVVAMIWSLVPALLRAYQGVNEIITTLMMTFLGTSFANVLVKLAFRDPSTTVPQTRTLPVEDRLPRLFDTTITSGLLLGLATIIIVHLVMTRTAFGLKLRIVGANPRAAVHSGLGVPGLTVAVFAISAGLAGLAGAVDIIGVQGNVRADWNPAYGLAVIPAVFLARMNGFAAIGFVFLLSVLSIGGESAARRLGVPNTFTLVLVSIVLIVLALAEYVDHRYHQSRKA
- a CDS encoding putative B6 ABC transporter ATP-binding protein: MSSSSSSSGDKRDIVALEGVTKRFPGIVANDSIDLSIRPGEVHVLLGENGAGKSTLIGMLSGLQQPDEGRILVDGKPVPITSPRHALALGIGTVFQHMMLVPTLTVAENLLLGGPWWQRPKTEELAARVAEITSSLGITVNLQAKVSELSLGEQQQVEILRAMVRNSRLLILDESTSMLTPKGIDELGALMRRLVEQGLAIVFITHKLKEAAAFGDRISVLKLGRKVGEIPPERFRALGEQEIISEIVELMFGKQKDDPEAVERPVRTVRADAAPLLQVADLAVAPTDNAPGLSSISFDILPGEILGIAGIDGNGQKQLAEALAGQRAATGGSVRLEGAAIEALSVGERRQRGLRYLTDDRLGEGTVGTFPVSINFFLKQVGAAPFWRNGVEQRAEIDKRAAQLVREYDVRTPSLKTPVARLSGGNIQKVLLARELAEGAKVVIFNKPTYGLDLANTLASRQRIRDTAARGLAVLLISTDLEELLSMCDRIAVIANGALVGTVGNADDARTKVGRLMIGLAA